The Arachis duranensis cultivar V14167 chromosome 9, aradu.V14167.gnm2.J7QH, whole genome shotgun sequence genomic sequence ATCTCACTGCAAAGCTAAGTGTGTCgttattttcttccttttattccttttggaTGAAAAATTGGGGTTTGCAATGAGGCAATGCCGAGTGTTGTGGGGAATGAGTTGTGAGCTTTGTGCGACATGTGTTGTTACCATTCTGGGGATGATTGCTGGTACATTCACTTCGCTATTGTTTGAAATACTTCTTACTTTACTATTCTCTTGGATCATTGTTTAGCTTTGGGTTATTGGAATTTAATGCATATAATTCGTGTGATCAGGGATGCGTATGGGTTCACCGTGCGGCCTCAGCACCTGCACAGATATCGAGAATATGCTAACATATACAAGGTAGTATTGCCACTTTTTTAAGTTTTGATCTCAACAACTACTATTTTAAGGAAGAATTAGGGGAAATTTTACCTCATGGCGTGTTTAAAATCCTCCAGAACAAATTTTAGATATAGGCATTATGTGTTGGTATTCACACAATAATTCCGCAATTTCAGTGTTATTCTAAGCATCAACCGTCTTGATTGTGATTtcaggaggaagaagaggaaaggTCAGATCGGTGGAACTCATTTCTAGAACGGCAGGCCGAGTCTTCTGACTTGACCAAGGAAGGATTGGCTGCGGATGAAGATGGAGCTTTCGGGGCTAAAGccacagagaaagaatctgatGTTAGCTCAGAGAAAGATGGTGATGGAAATGAGTCGAGCACCCAAAAGCCTGGTTCTGATGATGCAGCTGAAAATGGTAGTCAAAAAGAGGGCTTACCAGAATGTGAATCCACAAAAGTTCATAAAGTTCAATTATGGACAGAGATAAGACCATCTCTTCGCACTATTGAAGATATGATGAGGATCCGTGTGAAGAAGAAAACCGTGCCAATAAAAGatgaaagaaacaagaaaggtGTGCCAAAAGATGAATCGCAATCTCACACTGACGATTCTAAGTCCGTAAAGGGAGCATGTGAGGAAGACTCTGATGAGGAGTTCTATGATGTTGAGAGGTCTGACCCTAGTTCAGATGCCCCTCCTGTTGATGGCACAACAAGTGCCCCATCTAATGGTATTgctgctgatgcagcatcactAGAGGCTCCATGGAAAGAAGAGTTGGAAGTTCTTGTTCGTGGGGGAGTGCCAATGGCTCTGAGGGGAGAGGTAGAAACTACATTCTTTGATAGTTGTGAGTTATAAGGTTAATCTCTATTTGGTTAGTTACCCTTTAGTTTGTTCATGTGGTTTAGCTTTGGCAAGCTTTTGTGGGTGCGAAAGCAAGGCGGGTGGAAAAGTATTATCAGCATTTGCTGGCTCTAGAGAATGACTCTGAAAGTAAAACTGATCAGCAAAGCATTCAGTCAGCTGAGGATAATGGGAACACTAGTGCTGATTGCATACGTGTGCCAGAAAAATGGAAAGGACAGATTGAGAAGGTCTTTGCCTGTGATATTGCACCCTTGGTGCTCCTAATGCTGCAACAGCATTGCCGGAAAATATATTTCTTTAGTAAAAGTTCACTGTTGTTGTTTTTGCAGGATCTGCCTCGGACCTTTCCTGGCCATCCTGCCCTTGATGAGGACGGTAGAAATGCTTTGAGGCGATTACTTACTGCATATGCTCGACATAATCCTTCAGTTGGTTATTGTcaggttgattttttttttcattgttgttcTGATGGATTGTTTAAAATCCTATCTCTCAAGTAATCTAGTGAGATGTCTAAAAATGTATGCATTAAACACACCCATTCATGTAGAAGACTTTTGGACTTGTAGTGTATAAAGATAACGGCAACCGGTCATGTATCTCACATGTGCTCTCACTAAGCATTGTGTGTGGTTTATTAATTGATTATAAGAAGATCCCAATTCCTCAGTACTGTGCTTCATATTTTGATCTGCGGCTCACTAATATGTACGATCTAACCTATAACATGGACAGTGAATCCGCTACACTTCAATCGATGTCTATTCCCAGTTACACACACATGGCCTGTGTTTTCATGACATAATTTATTTTGCAGGCCATGAATTTTTTTGCGGGATTATTGCTGCTATTGAtgcctgaagaaaatgccttcTGGTAGGTTTGGAGATTACTGCTTGACTAAGTGTTGTATAGTacttttcaaattatatatttagatgGGACATATCAACATAATTGTTTCTGTAGTTCAGAAATGCTGTCATCCTTAAGGAATGGATGCTTGGCATCTTCATGCTTATGCAGCATCTTTACATCTTTTGACTTTCATCATGTCAACTTGATAAATGTTTACTGTGATTTTTCTCAGGACCTTGATGGGCATTTtagatgattattttgatgGCTATTATTCAGAGGAAATGATAGAGTCTCAGGCATAGTTTCTAAAACTATTCTCAAGTAAATTCAGTAATTCATAAGAATAATTATTGTCGGATATTTTGAGGTTTATTcaagtacttttttttttccaacttATCAGGTCGATCAACTTGTTTTTGAGGAGTTGGTACGGGAGAGGTTTCCGAAATTgggtttgtaatttttttaattcatttttatgTCTGTAAACTCAACAAGTGGATTTATTTAAGGTCCCCTTCTTAGTTGTTCATCTTGTGCGCACTTCTCTTGCAGTCAATCATCTGGATTATCTGGGAGTGCAAGTAGCATGGGTTACTGGACCGTGGTTCCTTTCCATTTTTGTGAACATGCTTCCTTGGGAAAGTGGTCAGGTTTTATCCTTTTCTATTGAGTAGTATAGCTTAGTTTTCTTTCCATAAAGCACCCAATGTTAAATCATTTATTTGTTTCACTGTTCTTCTGATTTCTTACTATTATTTGGAATCCAGTTCTTCGAGTGTGGGACGTGCTTCTTTTTGAAGGAAACCGAGTCATGCTATTTAGAACTGCTGTTGCTTTAATGGAGCTATATGGTACTGGCTTGaaaattttgttctttcaaGCTATGTACTGTGCATTTGGAGAAAGTAGACTATTAACTCTTAGGCAATTCATATCTACGTTAGACTTAttaatttctctttctcttaGGTCCTGCGTTGGTAACAACTAAGGATGCTGGAGATGCAGTCACTTTACTCCAGTCCTTGGCTGGCTCCACATTTGATAGCAGCCAGCTTGTATTGACAGCTTGTATGGGTTTCCAAAGTATAAATGAAGCAAGATTGCAAGAGCTGAGGAATAAACATCGGCCATCGGTAATAGCTGCTATTGAAGAAAGATCGAAAGGGCTTAAAGCTTGGAGGGATTCACATGGTTTGGCATCAAAACTATTTAGCTTTAAACACGATCCTAAATCACAGCAGTCAGGTGATATGCAAGTGATTGGGAGTTTGTCGCGATCAGAATCTGGCTCAACAAATGCAGATGAGATTCTGATTAGTCTGACAGGAGAGGGTGAGATAGATTCCGTTCCAGACCTCCATGAGCAGGTTGCTTTTGTCTTTCTGTTATCTTCCCCCTTTCTTCATCCTAATGGTGCTTTATTGTTGTTATCTTCTACATTGCTCATTACATTGTGAACTCGTTCAGGTTGCCTATCTGAAGGTTGAACTATGCAGAATACTAGAGGAGAAAAGATCAGCTATTATTCGGTACTCAAAATGTCAAAATTGATATTGACTAGTCTGTGGgagaaattaaaatatgaacttTTATACTTAAACGATACTTACCGTGTGTGACTTTCATACCGAAAGTTTGAAGCATTGCATGGTTATTAGGGTTCTTTTTTATTTCGGAATTTTTATTGGAAATGGATGATCCTACTATTATTCATTAACTACTAGAGTAATCAAACCACTTGATTAATgattaacaaattaataaaagggtcaaccacaaaatgatttgatggtttcttctttataaataagactATCCACTATTCCTTGCTATCATACCTACCCCAGCCATTTTTTCTCCTTAAATTACTTCAGGTTTCTTAACTTCTTACAGAAAGTTATGGAATTCACCCTTTTCATTCAGCATTAGTGAcatttgttttattctttttaacaGAGCAGAGGAGCTTGAAATAGCACTAATGGAGATGGTCAAGCAGGATAACAGGCGGCAACTAAGTGCCAAGGTAAGTCATGACCCATGAGGCCATATGAATTTGCTTCTTAGATAAACTATGTTATTTGCATGGTATACATTCTATATCCCTAGGTTGGCACATCTTACTGTGgtgttttttaattattattgtattttagtttacttttatttctaTAAGGCACACCCGCATTGCATgttcttgcaaaaaaaaaaaagggttagaACATGTAGATAGTTCTAGCTGCCAATCACAACTTTTGAGTGAGCGAGTGATATTACAGCAAACTAGAAATACTTGTGCCTCAAGCAATCACTAATTATCTTACATTGTTCTGACTGAATATTGAAACTGctaataaaaaggaaaattaaaaagtaaagaaaatagaaggaaagagGCATAAAATTAGGCTTTCATGTCTCTGTTGAACCTAATGTTACTTCCACCTCAAGTTAGTTGCGTTACCAATGGTCACTATTCTGCACCTTGTAAAGCACATAAAAATGTACAAGGCTTGaatttaaatatgttttttcTCATTAGTACCTATAGGGGTGCGTTTGGTTCTGACTTTTTTAGTGAAAATAACTTTTCACatatttgtataaatatttgaaaGTAAAATTTAGGCTCATAAATTAAAATGGGGGTAAAGTATGTCTTTTGTCCCTAATGTTTGtgattttcttcaaaaataccCCTAACGTTTAATTGTATTCAATTTTGTCCCTTATGTTTTCGGTTTATATTAGAATTACCCTTGATGTTAATTCCATCTAAAATGTTGGggacaaaataaaaaacgttTAGGGATAGttttgaaacaaataaaaaacgtTAAAGTCAAAATTGAATAAGTAGAAAACGTTAGgggtatttttataaaaaattgcaaactttagggacaaaaagtatactttacccaTTAAAATGAGGTTACAAGTTTTCTTCCCTTTCAGTTTTTCACCATATTTCCTAGTTCTTTTGGGAAGTTCATGTATGCAGCTCATAATATCTCCAGGTTGAGCAATTGGAGCAAGAGGTTGCTGAGCTTCGGCAGGCACTTTCTGATAAACAAGAACAGGAAACTGCAATGCTTGAGGTCTCATTTTGACCTTATTTTTTCATTACTTTCCGGGGAAAATAGGACTTCTCTTCTCATTAAGATTTATTGCTGATAGGTCTTGATGCGGGTGGAGCAAGAGCAAAAGGTGACGGAGGATGCTCGCAGGTTTGCGGAGCAAGATGCAGCAGCACAAAGATATGCTGTCCAAGTGCTTCAGGTTACCTTTTTTCCCATTGGTCCTTTCTTGTCCATATATTTCGGTGTTGTCTTTGACAAAGAAGGGTTAATAGATGGTAAATTATTCATCTTGATAACCTGTTGCTCATGTTATAGTAAAATCTGCCTTAACCAGTAGTTGGGATAATTACTTGGATTTATTTGACGGGgctaaattatattttgatttggCAGTCAAAGTATGAAGAAGCAACTGCTGCACTTGGTGAAATGGAGAAGAGGGCAGTTATGGCAGAATCTATGCTTGAGGCTACATTGCAGTATCAGTCCGGTCAGGCTAAAGCACAACCATCACCACGGTGTGTTATTTAATTTACTACTGTGTGCTAACATGCTTTCTGTTTGTTTTGCTCTTCTGAACTTGGTCTTTCTTCAGAATGTTTTAGTAGACCAGGATTTCTCTGTAATGCCAAAGTTTGGAATGATGGATATTGGAAAATGAAATGAGCATGATTGCTTTATCCCTGTTTATGCATACAAATACAACCTTTTTTGGATTAGCTTTAACTTCATTCCTCCTCGCTTTGTAATAGATCTTTGCAACCAGAATCTCCTGCATCAAGAAACAATCAGGAGCCTACAATCGACATCCCACCTAGGAGGGTTAGTTTGCTTTCTCGATGGCGTGATCGAAACAAGGTTAGTAACAGCCATTGCatgagaatttttattttttggtcaaGGCAGTTTATAGTTCTTAACCTGAATTCTTGCAACAGGGGAAAGAAGAGTCAGCTGATGGAAAGCCCAATGTTGAGGAGCAATGTATGGGAAACCCCAAGGTTGAGGAGCAAAGTATGGGAAAGCCCAAGGTGGAGGAACAAAGTAAGGAACAGCCCATTGTGGAGGAACAGAGTATGGGAAAGCCCACTGTTGAGGAACAAAGTGCAGTGAACCACCAAGAAGGAAATGGCCTTAAAGTAGAGGATGAGATTAGGAAAGAAGATAATGCCTAGATGGAATCATTCCTTCACAAGACGGTTTGAGGAGCACCTATTTAGTTCCTTCTTCCTGATCTGTAATTTTTGTTTAGTGTGAACGTATAAATTTTCATATTCATTAATTGTTTGTTCATGCGATAGAATAATAGCAATTCGAGAAAAAAATGTAATGATCACGTCAATTGTAATACTTCTCGATCTCGATATTCTAATGTAGAATTAGTGTGGGTATGTccaaagtataataaatttaGCTCTTATTACAGGGCATTCCCTCGCACAATGTCCGTCATTGGATGTGGTTTAACTAGATTCTACAACTCATAATTATGCATACCAATATCACATTATTGGCATTATCCAAACATTATCTAAACATTTCTATAGTtcaaaattcattaatttttttcctttcaaattTAGTTTGTATTAGATCAGTTTTATCTGGTAAtagatttttaaattactttatttaattCCATTATAACTATTAGCATATCGTCTTTCAATCAACCATATAAAAATGGTAATTGACTTCAAtcaaatgttattttattttaagttaatcTTTTTAAATAGGTAAATATAGTTTATTCTACTTTATAGTTTGCTAAAAAAGGGTCAGAAAAATCTCTAGAGGAATAGCTGTGAATACCCCTAAAATTCAATTTCCAAGTGATAAGTAGTCCAACTATAAACTTCCCCGCAGAGGCAGAGTACTAAAAAGTAAGACCAAAAAGGCCATTTAGCAAAACAAAAAAGCAGTGGAAGCCCTTGTGTTGTATATTTGGCAGAGTTAGTTCATCCTCGATGCATCGGTACGCGTATGAACGAACAGGATTTCATTGTATCCCCGGGTGATTCTGATCTTCTCATCACTATACCTGAAAAAGAACACTCAAACCATCAGCATCCAAAATCCATCAATTTAAGTTTTGGGATTTATGTGTTCTTACAGAAGCTCCAAGGTGAACTTGTTCTCCATCTGCATGGGATATCCAAATGGGCCACCAATTATGGCTGCATCGTCCATTGTAACATCAtacattttggtgccagttttcCTGTTAAATTTTGAGCAATCAAGACGTTAGAGCACATCAATGTCGCTTCCTTATCAAATGATTTTAATGAAGAACAACTTTGCTTCTAAATCTGTGGCCATCTTAATGGTCAACATAAAATTCCTTAAACACTGGAAACTCACACAAAATTTCCAGTCATGGAGAACTTAAGCCCAAGCAAGATGTCAACCACAAACTTTATTCGACCATTTTTCCCGATGATCTGCAACAACCATTGTAAATGACAAACTGAAGATGTGACGCAGTATATCAATTGCGCATATAAAGTAAAATGTAATGACTGCAATCACATGATCCTGATACCTGCTTTCCCATCAGACCGTTTGCAGCATTCTCTATCCAACTATCTGTCACAGTCTGTATAGGATAAGTTGTTTAAATAACACATAACGGATTTAGCCACAGAAACATTTTTGCTTAAATTAGATTATATCGGTAgccacaaaaagaaaaaggaaaggaaagaagagcTTGAAAAGAATCAGATCATTAACAGTCTGTGGCCTGTTTGGATTTCCAAATCTACCTGTGAGTTCCATACCATCTGCCACTCTCCTTCTTCTAGTTCTGGTTCCTTTTCACCATTATTCCGCGTTAGGGAAACTAATTCCTCTATTGCCTGTTTGGAATTAAGGACGTGAAAGCAATGAGAATTGAAACATTCCAGTTAAATTTTATACACATGCATACACACTCTTAATTGACGATTACCTCTTTGACATTCCTCCCTGACGAAACCGCTGTCAGTAACCTCTGCCTAGGTTCAGTTTGCTTCTGCAACACAAATGTAGTTCCCTGCACTACAGATATGTTGCTAATAATTCTTAGAATATACAATATATTTACTTAAATAGGGATAGCTTCTGCTAGACAATGGATTTTACCCAAGGGAAGGaacaaaatacttttaaa encodes the following:
- the LOC107467659 gene encoding uncharacterized protein LOC107467659, yielding MKGGKAANPLITFEHKRDAYGFTVRPQHLHRYREYANIYKEEEEERSDRWNSFLERQAESSDLTKEGLAADEDGAFGAKATEKESDVSSEKDGDGNESSTQKPGSDDAAENGSQKEGLPECESTKVHKVQLWTEIRPSLRTIEDMMRIRVKKKTVPIKDERNKKGVPKDESQSHTDDSKSVKGACEEDSDEEFYDVERSDPSSDAPPVDGTTSAPSNGIAADAASLEAPWKEELEVLVRGGVPMALRGELWQAFVGAKARRVEKYYQHLLALENDSESKTDQQSIQSAEDNGNTSADCIRVPEKWKGQIEKDLPRTFPGHPALDEDGRNALRRLLTAYARHNPSVGYCQAMNFFAGLLLLLMPEENAFWTLMGILDDYFDGYYSEEMIESQVDQLVFEELVRERFPKLVNHLDYLGVQVAWVTGPWFLSIFVNMLPWESVLRVWDVLLFEGNRVMLFRTAVALMELYGPALVTTKDAGDAVTLLQSLAGSTFDSSQLVLTACMGFQSINEARLQELRNKHRPSVIAAIEERSKGLKAWRDSHGLASKLFSFKHDPKSQQSGDMQVIGSLSRSESGSTNADEILISLTGEGEIDSVPDLHEQVAYLKVELCRILEEKRSAIIRAEELEIALMEMVKQDNRRQLSAKVEQLEQEVAELRQALSDKQEQETAMLEVLMRVEQEQKVTEDARRFAEQDAAAQRYAVQVLQSKYEEATAALGEMEKRAVMAESMLEATLQYQSGQAKAQPSPRSLQPESPASRNNQEPTIDIPPRRVSLLSRWRDRNKGKEESADGKPNVEEQCMGNPKVEEQSMGKPKVEEQSKEQPIVEEQSMGKPTVEEQSAVNHQEGNGLKVEDEIRKEDNA
- the LOC107467661 gene encoding probable plastid-lipid-associated protein 12, chloroplastic isoform X4, translated to MAVKAVNLGFQFPSSSPSSFGSSSPKLRKDRLVFRSSTVEQVSFTESENSLIEALLGIQGRGRSSSPNQLNAVERAVQVLERLGGVPDPTKSNLIEGRWQLIFTTRPGTASPIQRTFVGVDFFSVFQEVYLQTNDPRVCNIVSFSDAIGELKVEGTTFVLQKQTEPRQRLLTAVSSGRNVKEAIEELVSLTRNNGEKEPELEEGEWQMVWNSQTVTDSWIENAANGLMGKQIIGKNGRIKFVVDILLGLKFSMTGNFVKTGTKMYDVTMDDAAIIGGPFGYPMQMENKFTLELLYSDEKIRITRGYNEILFVHTRTDASRMN
- the LOC107467661 gene encoding probable plastid-lipid-associated protein 12, chloroplastic isoform X5 codes for the protein MAVKAVNLGFQFPSSSPSSFGSSSPKLRKDRLVFRSSTVEQVSFTESENSLIEALLGIQGRGRSSSPNQLNAVERAVQVLERLGGVPDPAAASIQDGKRILFRFDRAAFSFRFLPFKVPYPVPFRLLGDEAKGWLDTTYLSHSGNLRISRGNKGTTFVLQKQTEPRQRLLTAVSSGRNVKEAIEELVSLTRNNGEKEPELEEGEWQMVWNSQTVTDSWIENAANGLMGKQIIGKNGRIKFVVDILLGLKFSMTGNFVKTGTKMYDVTMDDAAIIGGPFGYPMQMENKFTLELLYSDEKIRITRGYNEILFVHTRTDASRMN